The following are encoded together in the Rhizobium tumorigenes genome:
- a CDS encoding phosphogluconate dehydrogenase C-terminal domain-containing protein produces MTSIALFGAGGKMGYRLAKNLKGSRFDVRHVEISDAGKARLKDDLGLTCLDIDAALDGADVVILAVPDTHIGKVAAGIADKLKPGTMVVALDAAAPFAGHFPERPDLTYFVTHPCHPPIFNDETDMQAKKDHFGGLFAKQHIVSALMQGPNEAYGLGEEIAKTIWAPVMRSHRVTVDQMAMLEPGLSETVAASLLVVMKQAMDECVKRGVPEEAARDFLLGHLNVLGAVIFGEVEGVFSDACNKAIEFGIPALMRDDWKKVFEPKEIADSIQRIT; encoded by the coding sequence ATGACTTCGATTGCACTTTTCGGCGCCGGCGGTAAAATGGGTTACCGGCTTGCCAAAAATCTCAAAGGTTCGCGGTTCGACGTCCGTCACGTCGAGATCAGCGACGCCGGCAAGGCGCGGCTGAAGGACGATCTCGGCCTCACCTGCCTTGATATCGACGCAGCCCTCGATGGCGCCGACGTTGTTATCCTGGCGGTTCCGGACACGCATATCGGCAAGGTTGCAGCCGGCATCGCAGACAAGCTGAAGCCTGGTACGATGGTGGTTGCGCTCGACGCTGCAGCACCTTTCGCCGGCCATTTCCCCGAGCGGCCGGATCTCACCTATTTCGTCACCCACCCCTGCCATCCGCCGATCTTCAACGATGAGACGGACATGCAGGCAAAGAAAGACCACTTCGGCGGCCTGTTCGCCAAGCAGCACATCGTGTCGGCACTGATGCAGGGCCCGAACGAAGCCTATGGCCTCGGCGAGGAAATCGCCAAGACGATCTGGGCACCCGTCATGCGCTCGCACCGCGTCACCGTCGACCAGATGGCGATGTTGGAGCCCGGCCTGTCGGAAACGGTGGCCGCCTCGCTGCTCGTCGTCATGAAGCAGGCGATGGACGAGTGCGTAAAACGCGGCGTTCCGGAAGAGGCGGCCCGCGACTTCCTGCTTGGCCACCTCAACGTGCTCGGCGCTGTTATCTTCGGCGAAGTGGAGGGTGTGTTCTCCGATGCCTGCAACAAGGCCATCGAGTTTGGCATTCCGGCGCTGATGCGCGACGACTGGAAGAAGGTTTTCGAACCCAAGGAGATCGCTGACAGCATCCAGCGCATCACCTGA
- a CDS encoding D-ribose ABC transporter substrate-binding protein, with amino-acid sequence MKLTRKLTLAAFAGVLALGTALPAFSADLIAIITPAFDNPFFKAESVGAEARAKELGFDTLVLSHDDDANKQSQLIDTAIGRGAKAIILDNAGSEASIAAVKKAKDAGIPSFLIDREINATGIAVSQIVSNNYQGAQLGAEEFVKLMGEKGSYVELLGREADLNAGIRSKGYHDVIDDYPDMKMVAQQSANWSQTEGYSKMETILQANPKIQGVIAGNDTMAMGAIAALQAAGRKDVIVVGFDGSNDVRDSIKAGGIKATVMQPAYAQAQMAVDQAAAYIKDKTAPKEEKQLMDCVLINAANADKLETFALKN; translated from the coding sequence ATGAAACTGACACGTAAGCTTACCCTTGCTGCATTCGCCGGCGTTCTGGCGCTCGGCACGGCCCTGCCGGCTTTCTCGGCGGACCTTATCGCCATCATCACGCCGGCCTTCGACAATCCGTTCTTCAAGGCAGAATCCGTCGGGGCCGAAGCCCGCGCCAAGGAGCTCGGCTTCGACACACTGGTGCTCAGCCACGATGACGACGCCAACAAGCAGTCGCAGCTCATCGACACAGCCATCGGCCGTGGTGCCAAGGCCATCATCCTCGACAACGCCGGCTCGGAAGCCTCGATTGCCGCCGTCAAGAAGGCCAAGGATGCGGGCATCCCGTCCTTCCTCATCGACCGCGAGATCAATGCCACCGGCATTGCCGTCTCGCAGATTGTCTCGAACAACTACCAGGGCGCGCAACTCGGCGCCGAGGAGTTCGTCAAGCTGATGGGCGAAAAGGGCAGCTATGTCGAATTGCTCGGACGGGAAGCCGATCTCAACGCCGGCATCCGCTCCAAGGGCTACCACGACGTCATCGATGACTATCCTGACATGAAGATGGTCGCCCAGCAGTCGGCCAACTGGAGCCAGACGGAAGGTTATTCCAAGATGGAAACCATCCTGCAGGCCAATCCGAAGATCCAGGGCGTCATCGCCGGCAACGACACCATGGCCATGGGCGCGATTGCAGCGTTGCAGGCTGCCGGCCGCAAGGATGTCATCGTCGTCGGCTTCGACGGCTCCAACGACGTCCGCGATTCGATCAAGGCGGGCGGCATCAAGGCTACGGTCATGCAGCCCGCCTATGCTCAGGCCCAGATGGCGGTCGACCAGGCAGCGGCCTACATCAAGGACAAGACCGCGCCGAAGGAAGAAAAGCAGCTGATGGATTGCGTGCTGATCAACGCCGCGAACGCCGACAAGCTCGAAACCTTCGCGCTGAAAAACTGA
- a CDS encoding four-carbon acid sugar kinase family protein, whose translation MTLPAQSDLLLSYYGDDLTGSTDVMEALASNGVDTVLFMDQPDEALLSRFSHCRAIGLAGTSRSETPEWMEAHLTPAFRWLKSLDAAICHYKVCSTFDSSLETGNIGRAVEIGKSVFDQPFVPLVVGAPQLKRFTAFGNLFAAYQGEVFRIDRHPVMSRHPVTPMQEADLRMHLQAQTTLSTALADLATLSSVDADRGIDMLASDCTGMLLFDVDSAESQAQAGNQLWRIKRDGGWFVVGSSGIEYALLTAWKKTGLTTGTSVFPLPGKADRLAVVSGSVSPTTERQIRHATANGFDGIDLDPLELLGEGGSGAIERAVQSGIASLKSGHSVILNTALGPSADRGGDIDRIAGSRHRLGRILGRILHRLVAEEKFSRAVIAGGDTSSHALKELNVDALTTLLPLPQTPGSPLCVAHGNDTATNGLQIALKGGQVGSDGYFAQIRDGLAA comes from the coding sequence ATGACCTTGCCGGCTCAAAGCGATCTGCTGCTCTCCTACTATGGCGACGACCTGACAGGCTCGACCGACGTCATGGAAGCGCTGGCTTCCAACGGCGTCGATACGGTGCTGTTCATGGACCAGCCCGACGAGGCGCTCCTTTCCCGATTCAGTCATTGCCGTGCCATCGGCCTAGCCGGCACCAGCCGCAGCGAGACGCCGGAATGGATGGAGGCTCATCTGACGCCTGCATTCAGATGGCTGAAAAGCCTCGATGCCGCCATCTGCCACTACAAGGTCTGCTCGACCTTCGATTCCAGCCTTGAAACCGGCAACATTGGCAGGGCGGTCGAAATCGGCAAATCAGTCTTCGATCAGCCCTTCGTCCCCCTTGTCGTCGGCGCACCGCAGTTGAAGCGGTTTACCGCGTTCGGCAACCTGTTTGCCGCCTACCAGGGCGAGGTGTTCCGCATAGACCGCCATCCTGTCATGAGCCGGCATCCGGTGACGCCGATGCAGGAGGCTGATCTCCGGATGCATCTTCAAGCCCAGACGACGCTTTCGACAGCGCTGGCCGATCTCGCAACTCTATCGTCGGTCGATGCCGACCGCGGGATCGATATGCTCGCCAGCGATTGCACCGGCATGCTGCTATTCGACGTCGACAGCGCCGAGAGCCAGGCGCAGGCCGGAAACCAGCTTTGGCGGATCAAAAGGGACGGAGGCTGGTTCGTCGTCGGTTCCTCGGGCATCGAATATGCGCTGCTCACCGCCTGGAAAAAGACGGGTCTGACGACAGGGACGAGCGTCTTTCCGCTGCCCGGCAAGGCGGACCGGCTCGCAGTCGTCTCCGGCAGCGTTTCTCCGACGACAGAGCGGCAAATCCGCCATGCAACGGCCAACGGTTTTGACGGGATCGACCTGGACCCACTGGAATTGCTCGGCGAAGGTGGAAGTGGCGCCATCGAGCGCGCGGTACAGAGCGGTATCGCCAGCCTGAAGAGCGGCCACAGTGTCATTCTCAACACCGCCCTCGGACCATCGGCCGATCGTGGCGGCGACATCGACCGGATTGCCGGAAGCCGCCACCGACTCGGGCGCATCCTTGGCCGCATCCTGCATCGGCTGGTCGCCGAGGAAAAATTCAGTCGGGCCGTGATCGCCGGAGGCGACACGTCGAGCCACGCGCTGAAGGAGCTAAATGTGGATGCGCTGACGACGCTGCTTCCTTTGCCGCAGACCCCGGGGTCTCCACTGTGTGTGGCGCATGGTAACGACACCGCGACAAACGGCCTGCAGATCGCGCTCAAGGGCGGCCAGGTTGGTTCTGACGGTTACTTCGCCCAGATCCGCGATGGGCTCGCGGCATGA
- the oiaX gene encoding 3-oxo-isoapionate-4-phosphate decarboxylase OiaX, with product MQIKVTYRIETPGNIEAMAEKIASDQSTGTFVAVPGETEELKARVAAHVLAIRPLEDAVSPSWPEAAAGHGPIRRADVDIAFPLDAVGTDLSALMTIAIGGIFSIRGMTGLRVVDVDLPERYRDAYPGPQFGVAGSRRLTGVYDRPIIGTIVKPALGLRPMETAGLVGELIASGVDFIKDDEKLMSPAYSPLKERVAAIMPLILDHEQKTGKKVMYAFGISHTDPDEMMRNHDMVLEAGGNCAVININSIGMGGMLFLRKRSGLVLHAHRNGWDVLTRHPGIGLDFKVWQKFWRLLGVDQFQINGIKVKYWEPDESFVKSFAAVTTPMFSEADCALPVAGSGQWGGQAPETYQRTGRTTDLMYLCGGGIVSHPGGPAAGVRAVQQAWQAAVRDIPLATYATDHPELAASLKKFGGEGE from the coding sequence ATGCAGATAAAAGTCACCTACCGCATCGAAACGCCGGGCAACATAGAAGCCATGGCGGAAAAGATCGCCAGCGACCAGTCGACAGGCACGTTTGTGGCGGTTCCGGGCGAAACCGAAGAGCTTAAAGCCCGCGTTGCTGCCCACGTGCTTGCCATCCGGCCGCTCGAGGATGCCGTTTCCCCGAGCTGGCCGGAAGCGGCGGCCGGACATGGCCCGATCCGCCGCGCCGATGTCGATATTGCCTTTCCGCTGGACGCTGTTGGCACCGACCTCTCGGCGCTGATGACCATTGCAATCGGCGGCATCTTTTCGATACGCGGGATGACCGGCCTGCGGGTCGTCGATGTCGATCTGCCGGAGCGCTATCGGGATGCCTATCCCGGCCCGCAGTTCGGCGTGGCCGGCAGCCGCCGGCTCACCGGCGTTTACGACAGGCCGATCATCGGCACCATCGTCAAGCCGGCGCTGGGCCTTCGTCCGATGGAGACCGCAGGCCTGGTCGGCGAGCTGATCGCATCCGGCGTCGACTTCATCAAGGATGACGAGAAGCTGATGAGCCCGGCCTACTCGCCGCTGAAGGAGCGGGTCGCGGCCATCATGCCGCTAATCCTCGATCACGAGCAGAAGACCGGCAAGAAGGTGATGTACGCCTTTGGCATCTCGCACACCGACCCTGACGAGATGATGCGGAATCACGACATGGTTCTTGAAGCCGGTGGAAATTGCGCCGTCATCAACATCAATTCGATCGGCATGGGCGGCATGCTGTTCCTGCGCAAGCGCTCCGGCCTCGTGCTGCACGCCCATCGCAACGGCTGGGACGTGCTGACCCGCCACCCGGGCATCGGCCTGGATTTCAAGGTGTGGCAAAAATTCTGGCGGCTGCTTGGCGTCGACCAGTTCCAGATCAACGGCATCAAGGTCAAATACTGGGAACCGGACGAGAGCTTCGTCAAATCCTTCGCAGCCGTGACCACGCCGATGTTTTCAGAGGCCGATTGCGCGCTCCCCGTCGCCGGCTCCGGCCAGTGGGGTGGCCAGGCGCCTGAAACCTATCAGCGCACTGGGCGCACCACGGACCTGATGTATCTCTGTGGTGGTGGCATCGTCAGCCACCCCGGCGGCCCGGCAGCCGGCGTGCGGGCCGTGCAGCAGGCCTGGCAGGCGGCAGTCCGCGATATCCCGCTTGCGACCTATGCCACGGACCATCCGGAACTTGCCGCCTCTCTGAAGAAATTCGGAGGCGAAGGGGAATGA
- a CDS encoding transcriptional regulator NanR, whose amino-acid sequence MDQPNEPIVRRKLSDEVFARLERMITSGELAPGDEMPSERDLMERFGVGRPAIREAMQSLASMGLVVISHGERARVLQLTAKTIFKQVDLTAKIMLSQSSATLEYLKSARIFFERGMARQAATEATPEDIADLQSIIDRQRASLGNADAFIAADMEFHTRIARISANPIFVAVSEAMLAWLKEYHTDMLIWTGKEKFTLVEHEEILQCLAANDADAAETSVLKHLERSRGLYLNNGQRDAPDHR is encoded by the coding sequence ATGGACCAACCGAACGAACCCATCGTCCGCCGCAAGCTGTCAGACGAGGTCTTTGCCCGTCTGGAAAGGATGATCACCAGTGGTGAACTGGCACCCGGCGACGAAATGCCGTCGGAGCGCGACCTGATGGAGCGTTTTGGCGTCGGCCGGCCGGCTATCCGCGAGGCCATGCAGTCGCTGGCGAGCATGGGACTTGTGGTGATTTCGCACGGCGAACGGGCCCGCGTGCTGCAATTGACGGCAAAGACGATCTTCAAGCAGGTGGACCTGACCGCAAAGATCATGCTGTCGCAATCATCCGCGACGCTCGAATATCTGAAAAGCGCCCGCATCTTCTTCGAGCGCGGAATGGCTCGCCAGGCTGCGACCGAGGCGACTCCAGAGGATATTGCCGATCTCCAGTCCATCATCGATCGCCAGCGCGCTAGCCTCGGCAATGCCGATGCCTTCATCGCGGCCGATATGGAGTTTCACACGCGGATCGCCCGTATCTCGGCCAATCCGATCTTCGTGGCTGTGAGCGAGGCCATGCTCGCCTGGTTGAAGGAATATCACACCGACATGCTGATCTGGACCGGCAAGGAGAAATTCACCCTCGTCGAGCACGAGGAAATCCTCCAGTGTCTTGCCGCCAACGATGCCGACGCGGCCGAAACCTCGGTGCTGAAGCATCTGGAGCGGTCGCGTGGCCTCTATCTGAACAACGGCCAGCGCGATGCGCCGGACCATCGGTAA